From a single Helicovermis profundi genomic region:
- a CDS encoding PRD domain-containing protein: MRIRHYNVIKVMNNNVILAKNLYNNKEQVLIGKGLGFGVKIGEELILDKDKIEKKFVAINHELDREYMKLVEQLDPKIMGLCEEFIQIAEKQIGTLNPHIHIALTDHIGFAIERIKSGQDIVNPFIYQIKVLYNKEYDVALIAKNMIQKQINISINESEVGFIALHLHSALQNKTINETVKYSRVLRDCVSIIENNLDFKIDESSLTFTRLISHLRGLIERVRKKQSIENRLLENIKKEFKDSYKIAIKLAKVIEETFNVIVTDDEVGYMSIHIDRVRRIKKNK; the protein is encoded by the coding sequence ATGAGAATAAGACATTACAATGTAATTAAAGTGATGAATAATAACGTCATTCTAGCTAAGAATCTTTATAATAATAAAGAACAAGTGCTAATAGGAAAGGGACTTGGTTTCGGCGTTAAAATCGGCGAAGAATTAATTTTAGATAAAGATAAAATAGAAAAAAAATTCGTTGCAATTAATCACGAGCTTGATAGAGAGTATATGAAACTTGTTGAGCAGTTGGATCCTAAAATTATGGGACTTTGCGAAGAGTTTATTCAAATTGCTGAAAAACAAATTGGAACTTTAAATCCTCATATTCATATTGCCTTAACTGATCATATTGGCTTTGCAATAGAAAGAATTAAAAGTGGTCAAGATATTGTAAATCCATTTATATATCAAATAAAAGTTTTATATAATAAAGAATATGATGTAGCTCTAATTGCTAAAAATATGATACAAAAGCAAATTAATATTTCAATCAATGAATCTGAAGTAGGTTTTATAGCACTCCATCTTCATTCAGCTCTTCAAAATAAAACAATTAATGAAACAGTAAAATATTCAAGAGTCTTAAGAGATTGTGTGAGTATTATTGAAAATAACTTAGACTTTAAGATTGATGAATCTTCACTTACCTTTACAAGACTTATAAGCCATTTAAGAGGATTAATTGAGAGAGTTAGAAAAAAACAAAGTATTGAAAACAGACTACTTGAAAATATAAAAAAAGAATTTAAAGATTCTTATAAAATTGCAATAAAATTAGCTAAAGTAATTGAGGAAACTTTTAATGTTATAGTTACAGACGACGAAGTTGGCTATATGAGTATTCATATAGATAGAGTTAGAAGAATTAAGAAAAATAAATAA
- a CDS encoding ABC transporter permease, translating to MIKRKIDKFYLFSLISGFIIMFFILFPLINTFAWTNTSLIVDTLHEKAVINVIIRSVKTASIATFFSAILAIPFAYFLVRSNIKFKKLIESIIDVPIVLPHTVAGIILLSVLSKKSMIGSFFYRNNIEILGSEIAIIIAMIFVSLPIMFNSCKEAFKWIPERTENVSRILGASNFETFIYITFPLAWKDILGGMILTFARSISEFGAVIILAYHPMIAPTLIYERFTNYGISYAMPIAIILLVVSLSIFLLLRVLSLSGKRYHNDRN from the coding sequence ATGATTAAAAGAAAAATTGATAAATTTTATTTATTTTCTTTAATAAGTGGATTTATTATTATGTTTTTTATATTATTTCCACTTATTAATACTTTTGCGTGGACAAATACAAGTCTTATTGTTGATACTTTACATGAAAAAGCAGTTATTAATGTGATTATAAGAAGTGTTAAAACTGCTTCTATTGCAACTTTTTTTAGCGCAATTTTAGCAATTCCATTTGCATATTTTTTAGTAAGAAGTAATATTAAATTCAAAAAACTAATTGAAAGTATTATTGATGTTCCAATTGTACTACCTCACACTGTTGCAGGAATAATTTTACTTTCGGTTTTATCAAAGAAAAGCATGATTGGTAGTTTTTTTTATAGAAATAATATTGAAATTTTAGGAAGCGAAATTGCAATAATTATTGCAATGATTTTTGTTAGTCTTCCCATTATGTTTAATTCGTGTAAAGAAGCTTTCAAGTGGATACCAGAAAGAACTGAAAATGTGTCTAGAATCCTTGGCGCTTCTAATTTTGAAACCTTTATTTATATTACTTTTCCTTTAGCTTGGAAAGATATACTTGGCGGTATGATTTTAACTTTTGCAAGATCCATTAGTGAGTTTGGTGCTGTTATTATATTAGCATACCATCCTATGATTGCTCCAACCTTAATATATGAAAGATTCACAAACTATGGTATAAGTTATGCTATGCCTATTGCTATAATACTACTAGTAGTTTCATTATCCATATTTTTACTACTTAGAGTATTATCACTTAGTGGAAAGAGGTATCATAATGATAGAAATTAA
- the nagA gene encoding N-acetylglucosamine-6-phosphate deacetylase, which produces MKAFINGKIILENQILDNKVLIFDSTIISIKDAAPKGCKIIDVEGNYISPGFIDIHIHGFKGYDVMDSSLESLENISKEIIKTGVTRYLATTMTMKLSKIIDSLEVIKVAINKNNYKGAKIMGAYLEGPFISKEYKGAQSEKYIRKPSWKDIDKYNDIIKIITLAVEEDDNFDFIKNNPGINLSIGHSNANYETALIAYKMGVKHCTHCFNAMTGLHHRKPGIVGACFSKKYETEFIADKIHINPAFLETFINIIGVDQGIIITDSIRAGGMEEGVYELGGQEVYVDKTSARLKSGVLAGSILTMDKAIKNINELTKLPLYDIIKMATLNPAKSIDKDSNYGVIEIGKLSDFVILNKNLDVVSTWIEGEKIF; this is translated from the coding sequence ATGAAAGCATTTATTAATGGAAAAATTATTTTAGAAAATCAAATACTTGATAATAAAGTCCTAATATTTGATTCTACAATAATATCAATAAAAGATGCAGCACCAAAGGGCTGTAAAATCATAGATGTAGAGGGAAATTATATATCTCCAGGTTTCATTGACATTCATATACACGGATTCAAAGGATATGATGTTATGGATTCATCTTTAGAATCACTTGAAAATATATCAAAAGAAATTATAAAAACAGGAGTAACAAGGTATCTAGCAACTACGATGACAATGAAACTTTCTAAAATCATTGATTCACTTGAAGTAATTAAAGTAGCTATAAATAAAAATAATTATAAAGGTGCAAAAATAATGGGCGCTTATTTAGAAGGACCCTTTATAAGCAAAGAATATAAAGGCGCTCAAAGCGAAAAATATATTAGAAAACCTTCATGGAAAGATATTGACAAATATAATGATATAATTAAAATTATAACATTAGCGGTTGAGGAAGATGATAATTTTGACTTTATAAAAAATAATCCAGGTATCAATTTAAGTATTGGTCACTCAAATGCAAATTATGAAACTGCACTTATTGCATATAAGATGGGTGTTAAACACTGCACACATTGTTTCAATGCAATGACAGGCCTCCACCATAGAAAGCCTGGAATAGTTGGAGCATGTTTTAGTAAAAAATATGAAACCGAGTTTATAGCAGATAAAATTCATATAAATCCAGCATTTTTAGAAACCTTTATTAATATAATAGGAGTTGATCAAGGAATAATAATAACTGACTCCATAAGAGCAGGAGGAATGGAAGAAGGCGTATATGAACTTGGCGGCCAAGAAGTTTATGTTGATAAAACATCTGCAAGATTAAAATCCGGAGTTCTTGCAGGTAGTATTTTAACTATGGATAAGGCAATCAAAAATATAAATGAATTAACGAAATTACCTTTATACGACATAATAAAAATGGCTACATTAAACCCTGCAAAATCAATTGATAAAGATTCTAATTACGGAGTAATTGAAATTGGTAAATTATCAGATTTTGTTATACTAAATAAAAATTTAGATGTTGTTTCCACTTGGATTGAAGGAGAAAAAATATTCTAA
- a CDS encoding PLP-dependent aminotransferase family protein, translated as MKFTINRNDPLPLYLQIKNEIEMLILSEEYPNGFILLSERKLADILGVNRSTTIKSYDLLKDMGLIESKVGKGTYVIYEKNIANNENIFNEIYWDNYLGNYSFKNSINIMSKIMSEVSKENLISLSGGFPSKEVYPYDKLKQINIEILENNEIFFQTPVRGDRAFVLTLIKYLYSNKHIKLNHKELMVTSGSQQALNLLIQTFVNPGDNIIIENPSFFGAIHLFRKAKANLISTNISGEGIDLNHIEFQLKNNNIKFMYLLPNFQNPTGYNMSIEDRKKILYLSKKYKVPIIEEDPYGELYFDKYTPSIKSLDTENFVVHIGTFSKTLSPGFRIGYIAADKTVIKKLTLLNQFIDIHANTISQNIINKFLSKDFYNEHLEIVRSHYKLKRDAMVNELNKGQLTFQIPKGGYYIWCQLDKRISVDLLLKESLKNGVDFIPGEFFFNNSYEGRNFIRLNFTSSTKKEIIKGVRIINDIIKNMR; from the coding sequence ATGAAATTTACTATTAATAGAAATGATCCTTTGCCACTATATTTACAAATTAAAAATGAAATTGAAATGCTTATACTTTCTGAAGAATACCCAAATGGTTTTATTTTACTTTCAGAGAGAAAATTGGCTGATATCCTTGGAGTAAACAGAAGTACTACAATAAAATCGTATGATTTGTTAAAAGATATGGGCTTAATTGAATCAAAGGTTGGAAAAGGCACATACGTTATATATGAAAAAAATATTGCAAATAATGAAAATATTTTTAATGAAATCTATTGGGACAATTATTTAGGAAATTATTCCTTTAAAAATTCAATTAATATTATGTCCAAAATAATGAGTGAAGTATCAAAAGAAAATTTAATTTCGCTTTCAGGTGGATTTCCATCAAAAGAAGTCTATCCCTACGACAAATTAAAGCAAATAAACATTGAGATTCTTGAAAACAATGAAATTTTTTTTCAAACTCCAGTAAGAGGTGATAGAGCATTTGTTTTAACTTTAATTAAATATCTATATTCAAATAAACATATAAAACTAAATCATAAGGAATTAATGGTTACTTCAGGCTCTCAACAAGCACTTAATTTATTGATACAAACATTTGTGAACCCAGGTGATAATATAATTATTGAAAATCCATCATTTTTCGGCGCCATTCATTTATTTAGAAAAGCAAAAGCAAATTTGATTTCTACAAATATTAGTGGTGAAGGAATAGACCTAAACCATATTGAGTTTCAACTTAAAAACAATAACATTAAATTTATGTATCTACTTCCGAATTTCCAAAATCCGACTGGTTATAATATGTCAATTGAAGATAGAAAGAAAATTTTATATTTATCTAAGAAATACAAAGTTCCTATTATTGAGGAAGACCCTTATGGAGAGCTTTATTTTGATAAATATACTCCTTCAATTAAATCTTTAGATACGGAAAACTTTGTTGTACATATTGGAACTTTTTCAAAAACTTTATCTCCAGGTTTTCGAATCGGATATATAGCCGCAGATAAAACTGTTATAAAAAAATTAACTTTGCTTAATCAGTTTATAGATATACACGCTAACACGATTTCACAAAATATAATAAACAAATTTCTTTCTAAAGATTTTTATAATGAGCATTTAGAAATAGTTCGTTCTCATTATAAATTAAAGAGAGATGCAATGGTCAATGAGTTAAATAAAGGCCAACTAACGTTTCAAATTCCTAAAGGTGGATATTATATTTGGTGCCAGCTAGATAAAAGAATTTCTGTTGATTTATTATTGAAAGAATCACTTAAAAATGGTGTTGACTTTATACCAGGCGAATTCTTTTTTAATAATAGCTATGAAGGAAGAAATTTTATTAGATTAAATTTCACATCTAGCACAAAAAAAGAAATAATAAAGGGCGTCAGAATTATTAACGATATTATAAAAAATATGAGGTGA
- a CDS encoding ABC transporter ATP-binding protein yields MIEIKNLNLRFDRFSLKNINLKIKKGEFYIILGPSGAGKTLILDSIGGFIKSENDGIFINNQNVNNYKPENRNLSICYQEFSLFPHMTVKDNILYGFRFKKKIKENEELYNELIKILNIEKLLNRFPTSLSGGEKQRVSLMRALVVKPEILLLDEPLSALDTQIKEKLIRDIKKIHKKYNITVLMITHSFEEAFYLGDKVSVINNGEIVQTGSMKEILHFPKNSFIANFVGMKNIFKGKYLKLDHDKYIGIRPESVFIGRKELECDLTKEGEVIEISIMNMYIELIVKISFGIIISYIPFNEQMKENFEVNEKIYVGINIEDISILEDFIADKKAKSTY; encoded by the coding sequence ATGATAGAAATTAAGAATTTAAATCTTAGATTTGATAGATTTAGTTTAAAAAATATTAATTTGAAAATCAAAAAAGGAGAATTCTATATAATTTTAGGTCCTAGTGGTGCAGGTAAAACTTTAATACTTGATTCTATTGGAGGATTTATAAAATCAGAAAATGATGGAATTTTCATTAACAATCAAAATGTAAATAACTATAAGCCAGAAAATAGAAATCTCTCTATCTGTTATCAAGAATTTAGTTTATTTCCACATATGACTGTAAAGGATAATATTTTATATGGATTTAGGTTTAAAAAGAAAATTAAAGAAAATGAAGAATTATATAATGAGCTAATAAAAATTTTAAATATTGAAAAATTATTAAATAGGTTTCCTACATCTCTTAGCGGTGGTGAGAAACAAAGAGTTTCTCTTATGCGAGCTCTTGTTGTAAAACCAGAAATATTATTACTAGATGAACCACTTTCAGCTCTTGATACTCAAATAAAAGAGAAATTAATTCGAGATATAAAAAAAATTCATAAAAAATACAATATTACTGTACTAATGATAACTCATAGCTTTGAAGAAGCATTTTATTTGGGTGATAAGGTAAGCGTTATAAATAACGGAGAAATTGTGCAAACAGGATCAATGAAAGAAATACTACATTTTCCTAAAAATTCTTTTATCGCAAATTTTGTTGGTATGAAAAATATATTTAAAGGAAAATATTTAAAACTTGATCATGATAAATATATTGGTATTAGGCCAGAAAGCGTTTTTATTGGGAGAAAAGAACTTGAATGTGATTTGACTAAAGAAGGAGAAGTAATAGAAATTTCAATAATGAATATGTATATAGAATTGATAGTTAAAATTTCGTTTGGAATTATAATATCGTATATACCATTTAATGAACAAATGAAAGAAAACTTTGAAGTTAATGAAAAAATATACGTTGGTATAAATATTGAGGATATTAGCATTCTTGAAGATTTTATTGCTGACAAAAAAGCTAAAAGTACTTATTAA
- a CDS encoding serine dehydratase subunit alpha family protein has protein sequence MYNYFIKTLKKELKPALGCTEPIAIALATSKASKYIDGEIVKIDLELSGNILKNAMGVGIPGTGLIGIDLAAILGMIAGNSDKGLEVLADINDRDVKESVLLREKQIVKINVTSREEKLYIKATLYNKLGESATVEIVNIHDNIVKIETDKEIIFEKEIEGKIANQIKDEEFITTVKDIWDFALNVDINDVDFILEGVKLNKALSEDGLKNKYGLQVGLNIKKNIDNGFLSSDYKNYPLMMTTAAIDARMDGSKLAAMSNSGSGDQGITAFIPVYSMWQKLDLSEDKLIRALLLSNLIPIHIKKNLGRLSALCGATVAGVGASAGYVYLHEGTYEQMIKAMANQIGGITGIFCDGAKTSCSLKVANSVDAAYTSAILGLNDKGVSGYEGIIDDDIEKTILNMATLGSKGMEKVDKMILEIMVAKTK, from the coding sequence ATGTATAATTATTTTATTAAAACATTAAAAAAAGAGTTAAAACCAGCGCTTGGTTGTACTGAACCAATTGCTATTGCACTTGCAACTTCTAAGGCATCGAAGTATATTGACGGAGAAATTGTAAAAATTGATTTAGAATTAAGTGGAAACATACTTAAAAATGCTATGGGTGTTGGAATACCAGGAACGGGTCTTATAGGTATCGATTTAGCAGCTATTCTGGGTATGATTGCTGGTAATTCAGATAAAGGATTAGAAGTTTTAGCTGATATAAATGATAGAGATGTAAAAGAAAGTGTTTTATTAAGAGAAAAACAAATTGTTAAAATTAATGTGACTTCTAGAGAAGAAAAGCTTTATATTAAAGCAACGCTCTATAATAAACTTGGTGAAAGTGCGACAGTAGAAATTGTAAATATTCATGATAATATTGTAAAAATTGAAACTGATAAAGAAATTATATTTGAAAAAGAAATTGAAGGAAAAATTGCTAACCAAATTAAGGATGAAGAATTTATAACTACAGTTAAAGATATTTGGGATTTCGCTCTAAATGTTGACATTAACGATGTTGATTTTATATTAGAAGGTGTAAAATTAAATAAAGCGCTTTCAGAAGACGGCTTAAAAAACAAATATGGATTGCAAGTAGGATTAAATATTAAAAAAAATATAGATAATGGTTTTCTATCTAGCGACTATAAAAATTATCCGCTTATGATGACAACTGCAGCCATTGACGCAAGAATGGACGGATCTAAACTTGCTGCAATGAGTAATTCTGGAAGTGGTGATCAGGGTATTACTGCTTTTATTCCTGTATATTCCATGTGGCAGAAATTAGACCTAAGTGAAGATAAATTAATAAGAGCGCTTCTATTAAGTAATCTAATACCTATTCATATTAAGAAAAATTTAGGGAGGCTTTCAGCGCTTTGTGGAGCGACTGTAGCAGGAGTAGGCGCGTCTGCCGGTTATGTATATTTACACGAGGGAACATACGAACAAATGATAAAAGCTATGGCAAATCAGATTGGTGGAATTACTGGAATATTCTGTGATGGTGCAAAAACAAGTTGCTCGCTTAAAGTGGCGAATTCAGTTGACGCAGCCTATACATCAGCTATTCTTGGACTAAATGATAAAGGTGTTAGTGGATATGAAGGAATAATAGATGATGATATTGAGAAAACAATATTAAATATGGCAACACTCGGAAGTAAAGGGATGGAAAAAGTTGACAAAATGATTTTAGAAATAATGGTAGCTAAAACTAAGTAG
- a CDS encoding YjfB family protein: MDIASLSTAMSQMNIASQVSTRVMKLGMDSAKQNMENQLKIIEQSVSPNLGKNIDIKL, from the coding sequence ATGGATATCGCTTCACTTTCAACTGCGATGAGTCAAATGAATATTGCAAGTCAAGTTTCAACAAGAGTTATGAAACTTGGTATGGATAGTGCAAAGCAAAATATGGAAAATCAATTAAAAATAATAGAGCAATCTGTTTCACCAAATCTTGGAAAAAATATTGATATAAAATTATAG
- a CDS encoding sensor domain-containing diguanylate cyclase, translating to MKIKNKFIIVITIIGIISLSFGSILLNNIYKNSIIDEEKVKIEEITKLVSFYIDEHLYDMIRNVTTLSASPIFIKKLKESNEKYSSISLENRDSLLKDLNEKWKNERTENTEFTRSFMETDLSNYLNKQKSISNNYYGEIFVTNKYGLAVGLTNKLSTITHKYKYWWKACYNDGNPQVFLDDRGFDLSVDGYVIGIVVPIYDNNKFIGLLKANININDTLLKAINSYDKIYNTINISIVRSKGLIVARENTEPLSKSIDSSFIKYLNLPKVSKIENTNSYISIAPISNTFNSSGIAFGGSEYSIDHSKGNQNENWYVFTSVSKKEVLSKLSSITNKYFIILFITILSIILVSIYSSKIILKPLTILRDGVNKIGQGNFDYKIDIKSDNEIGQLAENFNEMVKQLKKTTTSKINLEKEINKRLLVEKKLFELSTIDELTSLYNRRAFNDHIRKALNRVKRYKEDICILMLDIDNFKNINDNFGHNAGDDILMDFSNFLINLARTSDIVARWGGDEFIMILPSSTLNDALSFANRLKKELSIVDFHISEKITTSIGITQINQNDELDILITRADEALYTSKNLGKNQVNFK from the coding sequence ATGAAAATAAAAAACAAGTTTATAATAGTTATCACAATAATTGGCATTATAAGCCTATCTTTTGGTTCAATTTTACTAAATAATATATATAAAAATTCAATTATTGATGAGGAAAAAGTAAAAATTGAAGAAATAACAAAACTTGTTTCATTTTATATTGATGAACACCTTTATGACATGATTCGAAATGTCACTACTCTTTCTGCTTCTCCTATTTTTATTAAAAAATTAAAGGAAAGTAATGAAAAGTATTCTAGTATTTCTTTAGAAAATAGGGATTCTTTATTAAAGGATTTAAATGAAAAATGGAAAAATGAAAGAACTGAGAATACTGAATTTACAAGATCTTTTATGGAAACTGATTTATCTAATTATTTGAACAAACAAAAAAGCATAAGTAATAACTATTATGGAGAAATTTTTGTAACAAATAAATACGGTTTAGCTGTTGGTTTAACTAATAAACTCTCAACAATAACACACAAATACAAATATTGGTGGAAAGCTTGCTATAACGATGGGAATCCACAAGTTTTTTTAGACGATAGGGGCTTCGACTTAAGTGTAGACGGTTATGTAATTGGTATTGTTGTTCCAATTTATGATAACAATAAATTTATTGGTTTATTAAAAGCTAATATTAATATTAATGATACTCTTCTAAAAGCAATTAATAGCTATGATAAAATATATAATACAATTAATATATCAATTGTTCGTTCAAAAGGCCTAATTGTAGCAAGAGAAAATACTGAACCACTTTCAAAGAGTATTGACAGCAGTTTTATCAAATACCTTAATTTGCCTAAAGTATCTAAGATAGAAAATACTAATTCATATATAAGCATAGCTCCTATAAGTAACACTTTTAACTCAAGTGGAATTGCTTTTGGTGGAAGCGAGTATTCAATTGATCATTCTAAGGGCAACCAAAATGAAAATTGGTATGTATTTACTAGTGTAAGTAAAAAAGAAGTTTTATCTAAACTAAGTAGTATAACTAATAAGTATTTTATAATATTATTTATTACTATACTATCTATTATTCTTGTATCTATTTATAGTTCGAAGATTATACTAAAACCACTTACAATACTTAGAGATGGAGTAAATAAAATTGGTCAAGGTAACTTTGATTATAAAATCGATATTAAATCTGATAATGAAATAGGACAGCTTGCTGAAAACTTTAATGAAATGGTAAAACAATTAAAGAAAACAACTACAAGTAAAATTAATCTTGAAAAAGAAATAAATAAAAGGCTTTTAGTTGAAAAAAAACTGTTTGAACTTTCTACGATTGATGAACTTACATCTTTATATAACCGAAGAGCTTTTAATGATCATATTAGAAAAGCACTAAATAGAGTTAAAAGATATAAAGAAGACATATGTATACTTATGTTAGACATCGATAATTTTAAAAATATTAATGATAATTTTGGTCACAATGCTGGTGATGATATATTAATGGACTTTTCAAATTTTCTAATAAATTTAGCAAGAACATCTGATATTGTTGCAAGGTGGGGAGGCGATGAATTTATAATGATATTACCAAGTTCTACTTTAAATGATGCATTATCATTTGCAAATCGCCTTAAAAAAGAACTTTCCATCGTAGACTTTCACATAAGCGAAAAAATCACTACTAGTATTGGTATAACACAAATAAATCAAAATGACGAATTAGATATATTAATTACAAGAGCTGATGAGGCCCTATATACATCTAAAAATCTTGGCAAAAATCAAGTGAATTTTAAATAA
- a CDS encoding cache domain-containing protein: MGDDNLKIKRKFINIVKKLDVKFIVLLTLLVFSILISLNTYTTNVLNKEINRQISLDLKQKVTISYNTISPLIKELNDGKITKKEAINRITNLVSRMTYSDSFSSNYLFMSDYDGDYLVQPYEPSKVGTNMWNFTNDKGDYVIRRIIKTAKKNPKGSYIEYESKKPNSTIYEKKRAYIIGIPEINAYIGTGTYLETSYTNILSLISMNTQIYYLVILISIFLFLIYSIKHVIINKELQSEILEKEKAKQNLMIEKAKVLDEKHKFEVLFEYSHDAILEFDNLGNIIRANNAFVNLYKYTKSECQGSKIYDLIAKEEPYKSDVINHVKDSLNAVQNNIETTRFDKNGKAIHVLLRTVFLRQNDLVIGGYVIYTDITKTKKYEERLIKLSIHDNLTGLFNSNYFNDKTDEISKKKIDNIAVIVSDINGLKLINDSFGHKFGNKIIKDYANILKEIFSAESVIARTGGDEFYIIIYNSTFEKISFLMNKHNKKIDDYNNIEKNNIVKLSVAIGYSVSDSENIRVALKDADDMMYRNKLLNRTSRRNQMLALLLSILKEKDYVTKGHTDRVKEMSLKMSQSMHLSNDRKDKILLLAEVHDLGKIAIPDSILNKKAILNRIEWKKMKTHSEIGYRIAINSQELSDIADLILKHHERWDGEGYPLKIKGEEIPIECRILSLVDAYDAMTNQRPYNILKTHKEAIEEIKLCAGSQFDPSITEVFLKLFDS, from the coding sequence GTGGGTGATGATAATTTGAAAATCAAACGAAAATTTATAAATATAGTAAAAAAACTAGATGTAAAATTTATTGTACTCTTAACTTTACTAGTTTTTTCGATACTTATTTCTCTTAATACATATACAACAAATGTTTTAAATAAAGAAATAAATCGACAAATTTCATTAGATTTAAAGCAAAAAGTTACTATATCATACAATACAATTTCACCACTAATAAAAGAATTAAATGATGGTAAAATTACTAAAAAAGAGGCAATAAACAGAATTACTAATCTTGTTTCAAGAATGACTTATTCTGACTCCTTTTCTAGCAACTATTTATTTATGAGCGATTATGATGGTGATTATTTAGTTCAACCTTATGAACCATCAAAAGTAGGCACAAATATGTGGAATTTCACTAATGACAAAGGTGATTATGTTATTAGGAGAATAATTAAAACTGCAAAAAAAAATCCAAAAGGTTCATATATTGAGTATGAATCTAAGAAACCTAATTCTACAATTTATGAGAAAAAAAGGGCCTATATAATAGGTATTCCAGAAATTAATGCATATATTGGAACTGGAACTTATTTAGAAACTTCATATACTAATATATTATCACTTATTTCTATGAATACACAGATATACTATTTAGTAATTTTAATATCTATATTTTTGTTTTTAATATATAGTATAAAACATGTAATAATAAATAAGGAACTACAATCTGAAATTTTGGAAAAAGAAAAAGCAAAGCAAAATCTTATGATAGAAAAAGCCAAAGTACTTGATGAAAAACATAAATTTGAGGTATTGTTCGAATATTCGCATGATGCAATTTTAGAGTTCGACAATTTAGGTAATATAATTAGGGCTAATAATGCATTTGTTAATTTATATAAATATACTAAAAGTGAGTGCCAAGGATCTAAGATATATGACTTAATTGCAAAAGAAGAACCATATAAATCAGATGTAATAAACCATGTTAAAGACTCTTTAAATGCTGTTCAAAATAATATTGAAACTACTAGATTTGATAAAAATGGTAAGGCAATTCACGTGCTTCTAAGAACGGTTTTTTTAAGACAAAATGATCTTGTTATTGGGGGTTACGTAATTTATACTGATATTACTAAAACAAAAAAATATGAAGAAAGACTAATAAAATTAAGTATACATGATAACCTTACTGGTCTTTTTAATTCAAATTACTTTAATGATAAAACTGATGAAATATCAAAAAAAAAAATTGATAATATTGCAGTTATTGTTAGTGATATTAATGGACTTAAATTAATAAATGATTCTTTTGGACATAAATTTGGAAATAAAATAATTAAAGATTATGCTAATATATTAAAGGAAATTTTTTCTGCAGAGTCGGTTATTGCTCGAACTGGTGGCGATGAATTTTATATTATAATTTATAATTCTACTTTTGAAAAAATTTCGTTTTTAATGAATAAACATAATAAAAAAATCGATGACTACAATAATATAGAAAAAAATAATATTGTTAAATTAAGTGTAGCAATTGGATATTCTGTTTCTGATAGTGAAAATATACGCGTAGCCTTAAAAGATGCTGATGACATGATGTATAGAAATAAACTATTAAATAGAACAAGTAGAAGAAACCAAATGTTAGCTTTACTTCTTTCTATACTTAAAGAAAAAGATTATGTTACTAAAGGTCATACAGATAGGGTTAAAGAAATGTCTTTAAAGATGTCGCAAAGTATGCATTTATCAAATGATAGAAAAGATAAAATTTTATTACTTGCTGAAGTTCATGATCTTGGTAAAATTGCAATTCCTGATAGTATACTTAATAAAAAAGCGATTTTAAATCGAATTGAATGGAAGAAGATGAAAACTCATTCAGAAATAGGTTATAGGATTGCAATAAACTCACAAGAACTTTCGGATATAGCAGATTTAATATTAAAACATCATGAAAGATGGGATGGAGAAGGATATCCTTTAAAAATAAAAGGTGAAGAAATTCCAATTGAGTGTAGAATACTATCTTTAGTGGATGCATATGATGCTATGACGAATCAAAGACCATATAACATTTTAAAAACACACAAAGAAGCAATAGAAGAAATTAAACTTTGTGCAGGTTCACAATTTGATCCTAGTATAACCGAAGTATTCCTAAAGTTATTTGATTCATAA